Part of the Maridesulfovibrio sp. genome, TGAGCTGGGCGAGGAAGTCGTGCATTTTGCGGACAAGCAGTTCCTGTCTGTACAGCGGCAGGTAGCTGTTGGAAAAATCTGCTCCGGTTGATCCCCCCTTGGGGGCTACGTTTTGAACATTGCCTTGGTCAAGGTTGATCATAACGCGTAATTTGGAGTCAAAGTTATGGACCCGGTCAAGGTCCTGCGAAATGTTCTGCATCTTCTGTGAAAGAGAGATGAGCTGAGCCTTTTGTTCCTGGACAGCCTTCTCGGCACGGGCCAGATTCTTTTCCAGACCGGAATAACTTTGGTAATACTTCCAGAGGTATACGTTTCCTCCGGCTAAGCCTGCGATAAGGGCAAAGATAAAAAAGAATATCCAGCCGCGGAGCTGAAATTTGCGGGCATTGTCGCAGGGGTTTTTAAATATAACTACGTGGTATTTTTTTGATAGCATGATTCGTTTTTGGCCTTGCTTATTATGACGTTAAATATGTCTCTGGTTAACAGGCGCAATAAATTTGAAAAATTTTTAAGATGTTTTTATGTTTAAGTCAAGCTGCCAGCGTCTTAAAGCATTGAAGGTGTTGTTTCTGGAGCCGGGCATTTTTCGCCATTCTTCTTCCAGCCAGTTGTTGATTTCACTGCGCTTGGTGTTGTCATTGGAGGGGCATTTGTTGTTCCAGATGGGGAGTTCCCACTGACGTGCTGCCGCTTTGATATATTTCTTTTCAAGCATTAGCGTCGGGCGGATAACTTGCAGTTTTCCTTGAAAAAAAGATTCATTGGCAGATAGTCCTTCAACCCGTCCGTTCTGGAGCATGTTCATGTGAAATGTAGTTACCAGATCGTCCGCAGTGTGTCCGAGAGCGAGGTGGGTCAGATTGTATTGGTCACACAGTTCGAATAGCCTTTTGCGCCTCAAACGGCTGCAATAAAAACATGCAGATTTTTTTTGGTTTTCAGGTCCGTGTGCTCTTGGTCCGTAGTCGGTAAGCTCGATGTGGGAGGCGACGCCGTTTTCACGGCACCAGTCTGAAAGAGGGTAGTGGCTGTCGAGAACAAATCCGGGGTTAACGTGCAGGACCATGAGTTCTATATTAAATGGTATGATGGCTTGCCGGATGAGCATGGTGCGGATGAGCACAAAGCTATCGACGCCTCCGGAGACGGCAATACCGATACGGTCTCCATCGTTGACCATTTCGGTCTTCTGCATGAGCATACCTACAGTGGATACGCATTTTTTCTGGGCAAAGCTCAGTTTTCCCCATTTGGCCATTTCTTGCTCCAAATCTATCTAATAAGTTGTGGAAAAATTCGTATTTATAATTTATTGATACCAGATTAGCGTCGTTGTCTATTCCAGACCGACGGGATGGGGATTCTGCCTTAAAATAGGTTGACATGCAAGTTTATATCTCTTATTTTAGCAAATTGCTCCGTTGTTGAATAATGTCGTGAGTCTAGTAATCCCAAGGTGCTGTTTGTGCTGAAAAGGTTTTTTATATTTTTGACTCTGGTCTCCATTGTTTGCGGAGCCTTTTATTTGAGTT contains:
- a CDS encoding tRNA 2-thiocytidine biosynthesis TtcA family protein, with amino-acid sequence MAKWGKLSFAQKKCVSTVGMLMQKTEMVNDGDRIGIAVSGGVDSFVLIRTMLIRQAIIPFNIELMVLHVNPGFVLDSHYPLSDWCRENGVASHIELTDYGPRAHGPENQKKSACFYCSRLRRKRLFELCDQYNLTHLALGHTADDLVTTFHMNMLQNGRVEGLSANESFFQGKLQVIRPTLMLEKKYIKAAARQWELPIWNNKCPSNDNTKRSEINNWLEEEWRKMPGSRNNTFNALRRWQLDLNIKTS